The Aspergillus luchuensis IFO 4308 DNA, chromosome 6, nearly complete sequence genome segment AACTACTTCGTAAACAATTTATCACTTTTTTCAAATGATGGTTTGTACTCTTGTGATGGCCATTTTGGCTCTGACAGTCATTCTAGCTTGAGTTCAACAAAAGTCAATATACTCCCCATATACAAAGTGACTGtgagatagtaagtagtggcTGAATACCAGAACTACTACTGTAAGTAAGGGTAGTATTCATGCGCGACACCACTAAATGTTCTGGTGACATGTCCAAAGAGAACGCAGatttagtagtactagaagAAAGTCCTCCAGTGAATACACCAAAAGCTACTTCTGTTCAGCTCCGTCTATCCAGGTCCTTTGGACGGTAAGGTTCATGTCCTTCTGTTTGACCGTGACCTGCGGTCTGACGGATGCGATGTATCGCGCAAGGGATGACGGGAAGAGTCGCAGGAGCAAGCATGAATTATTGTCATTGTGCTGAAAATAAGCCACGGAAAAGCGGTCAATTTATGTAAAGTCCACAGGCCGCTTAATATATTCACATTCTATTGTTTACATTGAAGGATTATTGCATTCTAATCTTCCGGCTACTAGCCTCTCTCAGCTTTGCCCCATTTGGCAATCATGTTCTGGGAAGGAAGTACTTGGCTATCAAGCGTCATCACCacatatataaatttctattatgCTTTACTACTTGGGTCTCATACTTACAATAACCAGGCTCTGACCTACCTACACAAATACACGGTTGGATCCTGCTTTCACACACTGCCACTTGTCGAGTGACATACACAACGCTCCCTTTGGCAAGCCATGGCAACCATGATTACTACGGCCACCACGGCCACTATGACCATTGGCACTCCACCCTTGACCTTTCGCCGTCTTCACCCCACGTTTGGTGCCGAGTGTGAGGGCGTGGACTTCTCGCAACCAGTCCCGGATGCCGTCATCGAAGAGCTTCGTGCCGCGATGGCCACATACGGCGTCTTGGTCTTCCGCGCCACCAAACTTGACGATGCGCGCCACTTTGCCTTTGCGCGTCAATTAGGCGAACCGATAGTGGATAACATGGTCGGGGCACCGGGAGTGCCAGATCGACTTGGTACTAGAGGCAAGCTTATGGATGTTGGGAATGTGGACAGCAAGGGTCAGGTCTTATCGCCATCGTCTTGGCGAGCGCAGCTATTGCGGGGCACACGCCTCTTCCACGTAGATGGCTCCTTCGCCCAACGCCGAGCGGGATATAGCCTCCTCCGAGCGCACAAACTGCCCCCAAAGGGAACCGGCGGCGCTACGGCATTTGCCGACACCAGGACTGCTTATGCGGATCTCGCTGAGGAGACAAAAGCCGAAATTCAGAATCATGTGCTATGGCATTCAATCATGCAGAGTCGATATCTAGGAGCCCCGGATAATTGGTTCATCAGGTTGGTGGCTGCCGTCTCCGACCTGGATGACCTGCGTCGTATTCCATAtctgatggtggtggtatgttcACGACATGCTTCGAGAAAGCGACTTCCCTAGTAAGACATCGTATTGTGCTAACCAAACTTTTATCATTTACAGGGTCTCATAGCCCGTATATTGGGGATTTGGGTCGATATTGTGGACATCAGCCTACTCCTGATATACTGTTTCGTTTTGGTGCGGATCTGGGTGCTGTGTTGGTTGCCCGAGGCTGTAAGAGCGCGTGGACGTCATCAACTTGCACAACTGCACAAGCCCAGCAATCGAATGAATCTGTACATGGGATCACATGCATACCGGATAGACGGGAGGAGCAGGGCTGACAGCAAGCCCGTAATTGATGCTTTGATGCGGCACGCCAGTCAGGACAAATATGTGCTCACCGTGGACTGGCAGAACGATGGAGACATGATTATGTGGGTATGTATACCATTTAGATTTGTCTGTAGAAGCCGGAAGCAATGCTAACGTTATTAGGACAATACTTGCGTGATGCACCGATCATGTGGTGGCTCATATCAAGGACGGTATGTGCGTGATATGCGCAGGGCCGCAATCTATGACTCCGCGTAGGCGCTGAAGTCAACATGTGCGAAGATTGAAGAGGTGCCCATTACAAGCAATATAGCCAGAACGGCGAATTGTGTAAATTTCAGGATACCATAACTTGCTTGCACCTTTCAGGGgtaagaagcagaagcctgAGTTTAATCTTGTGAAGAAAGATGAAGGATGCCGGCCCCTGCACTAGTCCCTATTTAGCTAGCTTCAATTGAGGGTGGATACCTGACCGTTAAGGTGTCATGTCAGGCACACAGGAATTGAGGATGATTCCAGACGATATCAATGGATCTTCAGTGATCTTTTCAAACTGACAGTATCTCTCTCTTGTATACAGTACTTTATACTTCTCTGTATTGACTATAGTGTAGACACTGTACTGCCGCATCATCACGCCCTaattcctccacctccctcatTCTACCCGAAACGTCATTTTAAGAAGCCCTGATGCAATCCCTTAAGTGGATCTGCAGGATGCCCATACCCCCTATCTCCTCACATTCAAGCCCGAGAATTCCGCCGagcagaaagaggggaaggaagttCTACTAGCCCACAGCAGAGCTACGTACATGACTCATGTATCACTGCGGAGAATCACCTCTACTCGGAGCATTCTCCGTAGCGGACAATATCACGCCCGCCTataggaaggagaagaatagTCACTACTTTATAGTGACTAACGAGTCCCGACCAAGTAAATTCCATGTagagtagtactagtatctCTTTCATAGGAGAAGAAGTCCCTCGTAGGCAGCTTCGTATTTAACATAGTAATCTCCCCTCACTGATCTTCCAGCTTACCGTAACCTGTGTACTTAGAAGTACCCCCTCACAAACCATAACACATCAACCCTACCTCACAGAGAACAACCATCCAAGAtgatctccctctccaccctcctcctaaCTCTATCTCTAACTCTAACCGCAACCGCCCACCCTTCAGTCACCCACCAAAAACGCAGCGTGACATGCCTCAAAGTCGGCGCCACCGCAACAGCCAGCTGGACCAACAGTGCCGATCAAACCTGCACGTATGTGGGCGTGGTAGGCAGTAACTATGGCGAGAatagtgatggtgatggagagtATGCTtgtcccttttccttcccttcccttacTATTCACTCATCCCGTACATACTTTTCTGTCACTACATCGACACTAGTGAAAGAAATCGAAAGCTAACCCAAATACTGTTCAAACAACAGTTACTCCTGCAACGGACGCTGCGGAACAGGATGTAGCGGTATCGCACTGGGGAATGTCTACACCCAGGATTGTTTTTCGCATGATATCTGCTCTTACTTCGAGGATGCGAGCGGGGGTGCTAGGTGAGTGGTTCTATCTACAAGAAACATTATAGTAAGATCAGGTGATTGAAATATGCTGATATATGAGTGTTAGTGACCCCAACTGCGGAGCAGCATTCAAGGCCGCAGAGGATGATTACTTGCTGGGATTAGTTGATGGGTGCTCGCAGACGAATCCGACCAATGCGGTGGTGAAGCCAACGGCGACTCCGGTTTGTACTTGATGAGACAGTGGCAGTACGTGAGAAGGGAGGGTCATTGCAAGTGACATGTATCTTGGCATTCAAAGTATGCATAACGACAAAATCTTCATCTTTGACACAATATGACGTCTGATATATGTACAGTCCATCTAAGTCCTAACCCATACAGAGAATATGTACGAGGTGCAAGTATAACATGCAAACATAAAACGTATCAACAGACGCACTACTTCCGCTCCCCCATCAACTCTCTTGACTCATCACTAGTAGAACTCCCCTGTCGTGCACCCACCATACAGGCACAATGCGCTTCCATCGGTGGACTAAGCGCCTGTTCAATATCATCCTGCAACACGCTCAACCCCGGTTTGCGTCTATTACTCGACGGAGTAGAGTTAGAATTGGAAGAGGCCGACGGTCGCGACTgactgctgttgctgccggAGTCACCAATCCAGCAAGGCGCATGGAAGCGCAGGAACTGTTTCAGATAGGGAAGGCAGGGGCAGATAATGATGAAGTTGGCTTCAATGATGCTGTAGATCGTGTCAACAAGATCCGTCCAGTATTGGTATAGCGTAGTCTGTACGCacatgaagatgacggcTAGAGCAATCTCGTATGACTGGTCATCGGACGTTACCAGCGGCATTAGAGTCACCAGCCGGATTATGCTGGTGATTATAGTTCTGTGGGGTAGTGAGTTATAGTTTAGTCAAGCATGGAGGGGATATTATGGGAttgaaagaagaaggatcaCCTACAAGCAACCAATCCCAAACATACAGCCGACCCCAAGCTTCTGAATCAATGGAAGTTTCAGCTTGACTATGACTGGGATAGGGATAAGAATCAATATGATATCGCTAACGGTGTTAGTAATGGCCGTGGCGAGATAAAATCCGACGCGGTTAACGCAGTGGCCGGTAGTGATGGTCAAGTCCCAGTTTTTGGCGATGGGTTGGCAAGGGAAGATAAGACCCAAGGTGAGGGCGATCGTGTAGCCGGCAATGATGAAGGTAACGAGGAAAATTATGTTTCTCCAGATGCGAATCATGTGCAACAGGCGATAGTAGAGCATCAGCAGAGCGAATTTGGCCGCAGCTAGGGCAGGGACGTAGATGATGGCGGCAGAAAGGAGAGTCTGGTTACTGGCTCAGCGACGAGACCACAGCAGGATAGAAGACGAGCAAGAAGCAACATTGAAGGACGGACTTTCACGTAGATTTCGAGAACTGGGGGAGACAGGTACTCCATGTGGACGCCATAGCCTCCATAACTGTAACCGTCTACAGGGACAGGGCGGTTAGTTTCTGTGTGCGCTGGAGTTCAGCAACGAAAACCAGACGAATCTGCATAAACATACAGAGAATAACAGATTGCGTGCCAATCGAAAAGATCTGTGATATCAGAGACATGTGAGCGCAAGGACTAAGACAAGGTCATCGCTGCTACACAATACCCAAGCGAGGATTAAGCAGACTGCAGGCTGTATTAGCCACCAATTACTCAAATCTTTACACCATATAAGCATAGAAACCGTACGTACCATCATCCCACCAGAACTTTCGCATGATGTGGATCTTGGTGTATAATCGCATGACGAGTAAGACTATGCAGAGGGAAATCCAAATACCGGCGAGGATCTGATTGGTGGTGCGTAACCATGGGTGCGACAGAGTCCCCCGGAGAGCGTCATCACCAGCAGCTCTTCCCAGCACGTCCATATTGAGGAGCCGACAAGCAGCGGCAGATTTCCCCGAAGAAGGGGCATTATTATTGTTCTATCATGTCGATCCTAACGCAAATGGACAAAAGGCGAGAACTGATGCCCGGTCGCGTTTAAGTAACTGGAGAAGAGTCGAGTATCCCTCGTTCCCTCCCGTCTTGGTGGCTGAGTGTCAGTAGAGTTTCAGCCacggcatcatcatccagtaTCTGCGGCAACGAGCATCGACCAATCGTGTCGGGAACCGCCGCAGATGCTCATCCATCTGCTCGATGCGATGGGAATCCTTCATATTTCGGGGGTCTGTGCATCCTCCAGTAACTTTCAACCTTCGGGTAGTTAATATACGCCACCCGAATACTGTGCCCAGGAAAAAGTAGTCCGAACGAGTAGAGGGCTATTACCACGGACCAAAAGCAAAGTGGGGATATCATTACTGCATTTCATCTATCATAAGGTTGGGAAATCGGTCTAGAACGAGTCTTCACCCCCGTTCATGTACCTATTACATACAGAAAAACCATCCTCGTCAGTTGAAGGTGGCCTGAACGCTAGAAGCCGCATAGAAGGGCGTTTTTATAGTGTAAATCAAAGAATCAATCCAAGGCAAAGCACCGTTCCACCGAGTCAGAGTTGTTCCCCCACCAGTTGGGCATGGAAATTTGCTTTCCCGAGCCAAAGAACAGGAAGATCAACAGCATATTCAGGTTGAAGCCCGCATCGAAGGCAGCGGCCACCATGTAGCTGTAGCGTTTCCAGACCTCAAACCGATACCGGTAGGCCCAGTACATGACAACATATCCGCCAATAATTGCCGATGTGTAACCCGTACTGATATTACCGTAGAAGACCGACAaaccggagaagaagatgctgaCGTTCCATAGATCAATGCGTAGCCAGCGCGGTAGAGTGCGATGCATAATGTACAGGATCGGGGGCAGCACCGCGCCCACCAGGAACGCCCAGGGTAGAGgcttcatctcctgctccttgaACAGTCGGCTGGGTCCGAGAACTGCATACTGGACACCCAGAGTATTCGAGGACTTCAAGGACTGACCAGACCATTGGTTCAGCGGATCCGTCTTCTTGCCCGACAGGTAGTCTCCTTTCGTGTTGAGGACCCATCGGATCACGGCGTAGTTCACTGGAATACCGAGGATAGTGCCAAAGATCTGAGAGAAAAAGACCGTGCGTGGCGGTATATGCATGTAGTGACCGATCTTCTGGTCTTGCAGCATGTACTGCGCGCGATACCAAGCATCGCCGGCAATCGATCCGTACGTAGACGGTCCGCAGGGGTGCCGATGGCTTTTTCCAGCAGGGGTTTCGACCATGTAGCCATACACCAACTCATTAAAGGACCCAACTGCTAGTTGATAGTTCGAAATGGCATACAGAAAGCCAAATGGGACCACCAAAATGGCGGCACTCGCCAGTGCCACGAACAATGTCCAGATCGGGATCCACAGATAGCCACAGGCAATCGTCACGATCAGAGCGATAAAACCAGCCATGAAAAGCGCGACGTACCACCAGAGGGGGATCTCCTTGTA includes the following:
- a CDS encoding TauD/TfdA dioxygenase family protein (COG:I;~EggNog:ENOG410PMD3;~InterPro:IPR003819;~PFAM:PF02668;~TransMembrane:2 (i220-237o243-261i);~go_function: GO:0016491 - oxidoreductase activity [Evidence IEA];~go_process: GO:0055114 - oxidation-reduction process [Evidence IEA]) → MATMITTATTATMTIGTPPLTFRRLHPTFGAECEGVDFSQPVPDAVIEELRAAMATYGVLVFRATKLDDARHFAFARQLGEPIVDNMVGAPGVPDRLGTRGKLMDVGNVDSKGQVLSPSSWRAQLLRGTRLFHVDGSFAQRRAGYSLLRAHKLPPKGTGGATAFADTRTAYADLAEETKAEIQNHVLWHSIMQSRYLGAPDNWFIRLVAAVSDLDDLRRIPYLMVVGLIARILGIWVDIVDISLLLIYCFVLVRIWVLCWLPEAVRARGRHQLAQLHKPSNRMNLYMGSHAYRIDGRSRADSKPVIDALMRHASQDKYVLTVDWQNDGDMIMWDNTCVMHRSCGGSYQGRYVRDMRRAAIYDSA
- a CDS encoding uncharacterized protein (COG:S;~EggNog:ENOG410PP28;~SECRETED:SignalP(1-19)), translating into MISLSTLLLTLSLTLTATAHPSVTHQKRSVTCLKVGATATASWTNSADQTCTYVGVVGSNYGENSDGDGDYSCNGRCGTGCSGIALGNVYTQDCFSHDICSYFEDASGGASDPNCGAAFKAAEDDYLLGLVDGCSQTNPTNAVVKPTATPVCT
- a CDS encoding uncharacterized protein (COG:S;~EggNog:ENOG410PNPP;~InterPro:IPR029058;~TransMembrane:7 (o28-47i59-80o100-127i139-160o184-208i220-242o254-277i)), with amino-acid sequence MDVLGRAAGDDALRGTLSHPWLRTTNQILAGIWISLCIVLLVMRLYTKIHIMRKFWWDDVCLILAWIFSIGTQSVILYGYSYGGYGVHMEYLSPPVLEIYVKTLLSAAIIYVPALAAAKFALLMLYYRLLHMIRIWRNIIFLVTFIIAGYTIALTLGLIFPCQPIAKNWDLTITTGHCVNRVGFYLATAITNTVSDIILILIPIPVIVKLKLPLIQKLGVGCMFGIGCLTIITSIIRLVTLMPLVTSDDQSYEIALAVIFIIIEANFIIICPCLPYLKQFLRFHAPCWIGDSGSNSSQSRPSASSNSNSTPSSNRRKPGLSVLQDDIEQALSPPMEAHCACMVGARQGSSTSDESRELMGERK